Proteins from a single region of Deferribacterota bacterium:
- a CDS encoding thioesterase gives MKFNVNAIVKSRDVQSNGYIRFPHLVRIFQNSAFKHSDYLGLTQDILLKNRLAWVLYSMYVKVYNYPKLNDNLSITTWVDSKQKILIKRDYQVTNNNTPILDATSSWVLFNLDKRQAMFIPDNIYYIYEPEYENILSKEENKLPFYNNINYNYYYEFTIRHMDLDSNDHVNNITYIDFIYTAVYRMLKKPVYIKTLNIIYKKEITLDVEKVNIQLNNDSEQFNFKIVNDNNLYSYGFLQLYK, from the coding sequence ATGAAATTTAATGTAAATGCAATTGTAAAAAGCAGGGATGTCCAATCAAATGGCTATATTAGATTTCCCCATTTAGTTAGAATATTTCAGAATTCAGCATTTAAACACTCGGATTATCTTGGCTTAACACAAGATATACTTCTGAAAAATAGACTAGCATGGGTTTTATATTCAATGTATGTTAAAGTATATAATTATCCTAAATTAAATGACAATTTATCAATAACAACATGGGTGGATAGCAAGCAAAAAATATTAATAAAGCGAGATTATCAAGTGACAAATAATAATACACCTATTTTAGATGCAACCTCCTCTTGGGTATTGTTTAATTTAGATAAAAGGCAAGCTATGTTTATCCCTGACAATATTTACTATATCTATGAACCTGAATATGAAAATATCTTATCCAAAGAAGAAAATAAATTGCCTTTTTATAATAATATTAATTATAATTACTATTATGAATTTACAATACGTCACATGGATTTAGATTCTAATGATCATGTAAATAATATTACATATATAGATTTTATCTATACAGCAGTTTATAGAATGCTAAAAAAACCTGTATATATAAAAACGTTAAATATTATATATAAAAAAGAGATAACTTTAGATGTCGAGAAAGTAAACATTCAATTAAATAACGATTCAGAGCAATTTAATTTTAAAATTGTTAATGACAACAACCTCTATTCCTATGGATTTTTACAACTATATAAATAG
- a CDS encoding ferritin-like domain-containing protein produces the protein MSDYHEPTEELSEETRNIVRALNTLKEEVEAVNWYQQRVDVCKDEGLRRMLEHHRDEEIEHAVMAIEWLRRNMGFWDEALKTYLFTKEDIVSIEGNEASSEESSYKPNSSLNIGKLK, from the coding sequence ATGTCAGATTATCATGAACCAACTGAAGAGTTATCCGAAGAAACAAGAAATATTGTTAGGGCATTAAATACGCTAAAGGAAGAGGTCGAAGCGGTAAATTGGTACCAACAAAGGGTTGATGTCTGCAAAGATGAAGGTTTAAGAAGGATGTTAGAACATCACAGGGATGAGGAGATTGAACATGCAGTAATGGCAATTGAATGGCTTAGAAGAAATATGGGCTTTTGGGATGAAGCTTTGAAAACTTATCTATTTACAAAGGAAGATATAGTCTCAATAGAAGGAAATGAGGCATCAAGTGAAGAAAGTAGCTATAAACCAAATAGTAGTCTAAATATTGGAAAATTAAAATAA
- a CDS encoding MBL fold metallo-hydrolase, protein MELKITILCENSVILPFGLIGEHGFAAYVEYGDRVFLFDTAQGKGLLNNSRLLKKDLKNIEFLYLSHGHYDHTLGIPDLLSIKSPLTIYAHPDIFKDRVWIINNKKKFIGMPFKKDYLEGLGAEFSLSKKFTQIDEGIYSSGEIVRKTSFEKIDAGMKIIDDNNNLVDDNILDDYSLAINTSKGLVIILGCAHSGIINIINHFVEKTGTNDIYAVLGGTHLGFASDLQIEETIKTIEKYNIKKLGASHCTGLEVAAKLYNKLKDRFFFASVGGTLEVN, encoded by the coding sequence ATGGAGTTAAAGATAACTATATTATGTGAAAATAGCGTTATACTTCCCTTTGGATTAATTGGTGAGCACGGTTTTGCTGCTTATGTAGAATATGGTGATAGGGTATTTCTCTTTGATACAGCCCAAGGCAAAGGCTTACTAAATAATAGTAGGTTATTAAAAAAAGACCTTAAAAATATTGAATTTTTATATTTATCCCATGGCCACTACGACCATACACTTGGCATCCCCGATCTACTTAGTATAAAATCGCCACTTACTATATATGCCCATCCAGATATATTTAAAGATAGGGTTTGGATAATTAACAATAAGAAAAAATTTATAGGTATGCCCTTTAAAAAGGACTATTTAGAGGGCTTAGGTGCAGAATTTTCACTGTCAAAAAAATTTACTCAAATAGATGAGGGTATCTACTCATCAGGTGAAATAGTAAGGAAAACATCCTTTGAAAAAATTGATGCAGGTATGAAAATAATTGATGATAATAACAATCTAGTAGATGATAACATACTTGATGACTACTCCCTTGCAATTAATACGAGCAAAGGACTTGTAATTATTTTAGGATGTGCTCACTCTGGCATAATAAATATTATTAACCATTTTGTAGAAAAGACCGGCACAAATGACATATATGCTGTTTTAGGTGGAACCCATTTAGGTTTTGCAAGTGATCTGCAAATAGAAGAAACTATCAAAACTATTGAAAAATACAATATTAAAAAACTTGGTGCATCCCACTGCACAGGACTTGAGGTAGCAGCTAAATTATATAATAAATTAAAGGATAGATTTTTCTTTGCCTCTGTAGGAGGGACTTTAGAAGTAAATTGA
- the prxU gene encoding thioredoxin-dependent peroxiredoxin (Most members of this family contain a selenocysteine.), which yields MNIVKVDKPAPDFTADAFHDGEFKRVSLSDYKGKWVLLCFYPGDFTFVUPTELTAVAAKYNILKSLNVEVLSVSVNSVESHQEWQEKELKKMIEGGVKFPMLSDPGGSIGRLYNVYDEEGKVDIRGRFIIDPDGIVRAMEVLTPPVGRNIDETIRQVKALQYNKETGEVLPAGWLPGKITLTPSEDLEGNVWKVWNPTYSTLY from the coding sequence GTGAATATTGTTAAAGTTGATAAGCCTGCTCCAGATTTTACTGCAGATGCCTTTCACGATGGTGAATTTAAAAGGGTTTCCCTTTCTGATTATAAGGGCAAATGGGTGCTATTGTGTTTCTATCCAGGTGATTTTACATTTGTTTGACCAACCGAATTGACAGCAGTTGCTGCCAAATACAATATTTTGAAATCTTTAAATGTAGAGGTTTTAAGTGTTAGTGTAAATTCTGTTGAATCTCATCAAGAATGGCAAGAAAAAGAATTAAAGAAAATGATTGAAGGGGGAGTAAAATTTCCTATGCTTTCTGATCCAGGTGGTAGCATTGGGAGATTGTATAATGTTTATGATGAAGAAGGTAAGGTTGATATTAGAGGTAGGTTTATAATAGATCCCGATGGTATAGTAAGGGCTATGGAGGTTTTAACACCACCTGTTGGTAGAAATATAGATGAGACAATTAGACAGGTTAAAGCATTACAATACAATAAAGAGACAGGAGAGGTATTGCCTGCTGGTTGGTTGCCAGGCAAAATAACCCTAACCCCAAGTGAAGATTTAGAAGGTAATGTATGGAAGGTGTGGAATCCTACTTATTCAACACTTTATTAG
- a CDS encoding iron ABC transporter permease, which yields MAKNYKQFLKKKLYLGLLLTILLFISIVISLNTGSIEIDLKQFTNLIFHFREDQVFTHILINIRLPRIFNAILAGASLSISGAILQNLLKNPLASPFTLGISHGAVFGAALAITLKSYIPFGNSSCAIIIFAFVFAIITMLIILLITAIKGLYAYVVILAGVALNSLFASLTMLLQYFSTDEEIAAIVFWTFGDLNKTLWSDIYLMSLIIIPIIVYQIFISPKYNITIWDDDTAMSLGINIKLFKTVGVISSCLITAAVISFMGIIGFIGLISPHIIRLVIGNDHRFLLIYSAILGSIILLLSDMIGRVVLAPAIIPVGIITSLLGVPIFLYILLRNKGIS from the coding sequence GTGGCAAAAAATTATAAACAATTTCTTAAGAAAAAACTATATTTAGGACTCCTTTTAACTATCTTACTATTTATTTCTATAGTTATATCATTAAATACTGGAAGCATAGAAATAGATTTAAAACAATTCACAAATCTGATATTTCATTTTAGAGAAGATCAAGTTTTCACACATATACTAATTAATATTAGATTACCAAGGATTTTTAATGCAATCCTTGCAGGCGCTTCTCTGTCAATCTCTGGAGCTATATTACAAAATCTATTAAAAAATCCACTGGCTTCCCCTTTTACTCTTGGCATATCACATGGTGCTGTTTTCGGTGCAGCTCTTGCTATTACACTAAAATCCTATATTCCATTTGGAAATAGTTCATGTGCAATCATTATATTTGCCTTTGTCTTTGCAATAATAACGATGTTAATAATTTTGCTAATTACAGCCATAAAAGGTTTATATGCATATGTTGTAATACTTGCAGGTGTGGCATTAAATTCACTTTTTGCATCTCTAACAATGTTATTACAATATTTTAGCACAGATGAGGAAATAGCAGCTATTGTCTTTTGGACATTTGGTGATTTAAATAAAACCCTATGGAGTGATATCTATTTAATGTCACTAATTATTATTCCTATTATAGTATATCAAATATTCATAAGCCCTAAATATAACATTACTATTTGGGATGATGATACAGCAATGAGTTTAGGGATAAACATCAAGCTATTTAAAACTGTAGGGGTTATTTCATCCTGCCTTATAACAGCTGCAGTTATATCATTTATGGGGATAATAGGTTTTATTGGCCTAATATCCCCTCATATAATTAGATTGGTTATAGGTAATGATCATAGATTTTTACTTATTTATTCTGCTATATTGGGAAGTATAATACTTTTACTATCAGATATGATCGGCAGGGTTGTTTTAGCCCCAGCAATAATCCCTGTAGGCATTATAACATCCCTTTTAGGTGTGCCTATATTTTTATATATATTACTTAGAAATAAAGGAATTTCGTAG
- a CDS encoding ABC transporter ATP-binding protein: MLKVKDIEFSYKNNKVLNNVSFNSDYGYITTILGKNGSGKTTLIKIINRLLKPQRGDIFIENKKINKLKRYELSKKIGYCPQYSYIPETTVFETILAGKFLQTRWFINKKDIESVNEIIDFLGLTNISFKSINQISGGELQKVIIARAIISKPKILLLDEPINHLDIKNQHEIMQLLYKITKTLNINTIIVLHDINIALRYGEKFIVLKNGHIIVSGDKKDITENIIKEAYNINVKIIDFNGIPLVVPFN; this comes from the coding sequence GTGTTAAAAGTAAAAGATATAGAATTTTCTTATAAAAATAACAAAGTCTTAAACAATGTATCCTTTAATAGTGATTATGGATATATTACAACAATTTTGGGCAAAAATGGCTCTGGAAAAACAACACTTATTAAGATTATTAACAGGTTATTAAAACCTCAAAGGGGAGATATTTTTATTGAAAATAAAAAAATAAATAAATTAAAAAGATATGAACTGTCCAAAAAAATTGGATATTGTCCACAGTATAGCTACATTCCAGAAACAACTGTTTTTGAAACAATACTAGCAGGAAAATTTTTACAGACAAGATGGTTTATTAACAAAAAAGATATAGAAAGCGTTAATGAGATAATAGATTTTCTTGGATTAACTAACATTTCATTTAAAAGCATTAACCAAATTAGCGGTGGTGAACTACAAAAGGTAATAATAGCTAGAGCAATAATCTCCAAACCAAAGATACTACTCCTTGATGAGCCAATTAATCATTTAGATATAAAAAATCAACATGAGATTATGCAGCTACTTTATAAAATAACAAAAACATTAAACATTAATACTATAATAGTATTACACGATATAAACATTGCACTAAGATATGGGGAAAAATTCATTGTCCTAAAGAATGGTCATATCATAGTTTCAGGAGACAAGAAAGATATAACAGAAAATATTATTAAAGAGGCCTATAATATAAATGTAAAGATAATTGATTTTAACGGTATTCCCTTAGTTGTTCCTTTTAATTAA
- a CDS encoding peroxiredoxin: protein MNKCIGTYCLFLAILLVGLFVVDGKLFAQNSGVGSDNVNIVKVDKPAPDFTADAFHDGEFKKVSLSDYRGKWVLLHFYPRDFGIVCPTELTALAAKYNILKSLNVEVLSVSVNSVESHQEWQEKELKKMIEGGVKFPMLSDPDGSIGRLYNVYDEEGLVVMGKSIGKVDLKASFIIDPDGIVRAMDVLTPQAGRYINETIRRIKALQHNEETGEVLPDGWVPGKTTLTPSDELEGNVWKEWNPTYSTLY, encoded by the coding sequence ATGAACAAATGTATAGGCACATATTGCCTATTTTTAGCTATTTTATTAGTGGGACTTTTTGTTGTAGATGGCAAGCTTTTTGCGCAAAATAGCGGTGTTGGCTCAGATAATGTGAATATTGTTAAAGTTGATAAGCCTGCTCCTGATTTTACTGCAGATGCCTTTCACGATGGTGAATTTAAAAAGGTCTCATTATCTGATTATAGGGGCAAATGGGTACTTTTACATTTCTATCCACGTGATTTTGGGATAGTCTGCCCAACAGAATTGACAGCACTTGCTGCCAAATACAATATTTTGAAATCTTTAAATGTAGAGGTTTTAAGTGTTAGTGTAAATTCTGTTGAATCCCATCAAGAATGGCAAGAAAAAGAATTAAAGAAAATGATTGAAGGGGGAGTAAAATTTCCTATGCTTTCTGATCCCGATGGTAGCATTGGGAGATTGTATAATGTTTATGATGAAGAAGGTTTGGTTGTTATGGGCAAATCTATAGGCAAAGTTGATTTGAAAGCTAGTTTTATAATAGACCCCGATGGTATAGTAAGAGCAATGGATGTTTTAACACCGCAAGCCGGTAGATATATAAATGAGACTATTAGACGGATAAAAGCTTTACAACATAATGAGGAGACAGGAGAAGTTCTGCCAGATGGTTGGGTACCTGGTAAAACAACCCTAACCCCAAGTGATGAATTAGAAGGTAATGTATGGAAGGAATGGAATCCAACTTATTCAACGCTTTACTAA
- a CDS encoding class I SAM-dependent methyltransferase translates to MRAYRRKFYNLFSIIYDSFVALHSKDKGQEARKALADLIDPKKDKIIVDICTGTGTLLLYLADKSRESRVIGIDFSRGMLKKAKEKTKNKNNIYLIEADVANMPLKNEICDKIICSHAFYELKGMDQIKLLKEVQRVMNPEGNFLIMEHEVPKNPFIKFLFYIRIFSMGTNTAFTILKREKSLLKKYFSDVSKKHSYSSKSKIYICKK, encoded by the coding sequence TTGAGGGCTTACAGAAGAAAATTCTACAATCTTTTTTCAATAATCTATGATAGTTTTGTTGCACTACATTCAAAAGACAAGGGTCAAGAAGCTAGAAAAGCATTAGCAGATTTGATAGATCCCAAAAAAGATAAAATAATAGTAGATATATGCACAGGAACAGGCACACTTCTTCTCTATTTAGCTGATAAGTCAAGAGAAAGTAGGGTAATTGGAATTGATTTTTCAAGGGGAATGCTAAAAAAAGCAAAAGAAAAAACTAAAAACAAAAATAATATTTATCTCATTGAAGCAGATGTTGCAAATATGCCACTTAAAAATGAGATATGTGACAAAATTATATGCTCCCATGCTTTTTATGAATTAAAAGGTATGGACCAAATAAAACTACTAAAAGAAGTGCAGCGAGTAATGAACCCTGAAGGCAATTTTTTAATTATGGAACATGAAGTGCCAAAAAACCCATTTATAAAATTCCTCTTTTACATTAGAATATTCTCTATGGGGACAAACACTGCATTCACAATATTAAAAAGAGAAAAATCCCTTCTAAAAAAATATTTTAGTGATGTATCAAAAAAGCACAGCTATTCATCTAAATCTAAAATATATATCTGTAAAAAATAG
- a CDS encoding family 1 encapsulin nanocompartment shell protein, translating to MNILRQELAPISDKAWKELFSQAKDAFSNYLTARRLVDVKEPKGLDFGVINTGRLKKLDEKSNENTVCSIFDVQPLIELKTYFKLDRQEIDSIDRGCKNPDLAPLIEAARVISKLEDEIVYYGMKKANVDGLKKNVSDTITLSLDAESLLKSIVDAKGKLVYLGIGGPYSLVVSPEVWKFIVSHGKGYPLLKSVKNTIDGKIVVSPHIKDVFFLSERGGDFILNFGQDLSIGYDSHNDKHISLYFLETLTFQVFENAAVCLELK from the coding sequence ATGAACATATTAAGACAAGAATTAGCACCAATTAGCGATAAAGCATGGAAGGAATTATTCAGTCAAGCAAAGGATGCTTTTTCAAATTATCTAACAGCAAGGAGATTAGTTGATGTTAAAGAGCCTAAGGGTTTAGATTTTGGGGTCATAAATACGGGGAGACTAAAAAAGTTAGATGAAAAAAGCAATGAAAATACAGTATGTTCAATTTTTGATGTTCAGCCATTAATAGAGCTAAAAACATATTTCAAATTAGATAGGCAAGAGATAGATAGTATAGATAGAGGGTGTAAAAATCCTGATTTGGCACCACTTATTGAGGCAGCTCGTGTGATATCTAAACTAGAAGATGAGATAGTATATTACGGGATGAAGAAAGCAAACGTCGATGGTTTAAAGAAGAATGTTAGTGATACTATTACATTATCGTTAGATGCAGAAAGTTTATTAAAATCAATTGTAGATGCAAAAGGAAAGTTGGTTTATCTAGGGATTGGTGGTCCCTATTCATTAGTAGTATCACCAGAGGTATGGAAATTTATAGTTAGCCATGGTAAAGGTTATCCACTTCTCAAATCTGTTAAGAATACTATTGATGGTAAGATTGTAGTATCCCCTCATATAAAGGATGTTTTTTTCTTATCAGAGAGGGGTGGTGATTTTATCTTAAATTTTGGGCAGGATTTATCAATTGGTTATGATAGTCATAATGATAAACATATAAGCTTATATTTCCTTGAGACCTTAACATTTCAAGTGTTTGAGAATGCAGCTGTGTGTTTGGAGCTAAAATAG
- a CDS encoding ABC transporter substrate-binding protein, whose translation MNRRIELPEKIENIIAIGPGTLRLLAYMDTFTFIRGVEAIEKDKSMIYKRPYALANFNYIKKLPIIGNGGPGILPNFEKIISLKCDIIFATSYSLNQIELIQKKTNIPVVSLSYGNTNDIINNEIEKSLKLIGLILNKENRAKHIIDYINKTIRELKSRTLNNKSRNIKAYIGGLGFKGSHGFTGSTSSFPPFEILNITNILSTNNIFKGSNFLILDKEAILLLNPDYIYFDSNGIDIIKDNLKKDPTYFKLLKAVKNKNVYMLLPYNNYNTNIENALINTYYIGITAYPELFKDINIEKKADKIYKFFLSKQLYNKIKNYNLTLKQFSAINK comes from the coding sequence ATGAATAGAAGAATAGAATTGCCAGAAAAAATAGAAAACATCATAGCAATAGGGCCAGGCACCTTAAGATTATTAGCTTATATGGATACTTTTACATTTATAAGAGGGGTTGAGGCAATAGAAAAGGACAAATCAATGATATATAAGAGGCCCTATGCGCTTGCAAATTTTAACTATATAAAAAAGCTGCCCATAATAGGTAATGGTGGCCCTGGTATATTACCTAATTTTGAGAAGATTATTTCACTAAAATGTGATATAATCTTTGCTACATCCTATTCCCTCAATCAAATAGAGCTCATACAGAAAAAAACAAATATCCCAGTAGTTAGTCTTAGTTATGGTAATACTAATGATATAATAAATAATGAAATAGAAAAATCTCTTAAATTAATTGGGCTGATTTTAAATAAAGAAAATAGGGCTAAACATATAATAGATTATATTAATAAAACTATTAGAGAACTTAAAAGTAGAACATTAAATAATAAATCTAGAAATATTAAAGCTTATATTGGAGGTCTTGGTTTTAAGGGCAGCCATGGTTTTACCGGCTCAACCTCATCCTTTCCACCCTTTGAAATATTAAACATTACAAATATATTATCTACTAATAATATATTTAAAGGATCTAATTTTCTAATATTAGATAAAGAAGCCATCCTCTTACTTAATCCAGATTATATATATTTTGATTCAAATGGGATAGATATTATAAAAGATAATCTAAAAAAAGATCCCACTTATTTTAAGTTGCTCAAAGCTGTAAAAAACAAAAATGTATATATGTTACTTCCTTATAACAATTATAATACAAATATAGAAAATGCACTTATAAATACCTATTATATTGGAATAACAGCCTATCCAGAATTATTCAAAGATATTAATATAGAAAAAAAAGCAGATAAAATATATAAATTCTTTCTAAGTAAACAATTGTATAATAAAATAAAAAACTATAACCTAACACTAAAACAATTTTCAGCAATAAATAAATAA
- a CDS encoding sodium/glutamate symporter translates to MKTIEWLGNVFISDNLNTFFAYLCLLSIFLIIGKVLRVRVKILQDFFIPASIIGGFVGLICGPFILGAVYPGKNDVFLNLLSNIRIGFSSFPGRFIDVVFAAMFIGITLPSIKKMWNLGGRQFAYGTMVGGPMQHFIGGLLVIFLLGPLFGVDPTFATFAAIGFCGGHGTAGGMAPSFREGYPGLNWSFPEGADLLMTSATVGVLIASIVGIILINIGAKKGYCKRLKEPKELPEEVRVGVIPYDKKYTIAEATVSPESIEPFAFHVALVFIAVAIGYIIDDLLALLGIFLSNITGKTLVATAFDAVPTFPLAMIGGVILQFFLKSFGIVDIIDRNTIERIQGVALDFLVVSAIASISIPVVIAYFVPFFILLLAVASYIVFATWFIAPRMLTGSWFEKAMVEFGMQTGVTAMGLCLLRIVDPGFKTEALEAFGIKQLAYEPFFGGGFVTALSPLLILTAGPYWFCLIMLSITLFFVVVGIFSGWFHKKDTGVA, encoded by the coding sequence GTGAAAACTATAGAGTGGCTTGGAAATGTTTTTATAAGCGATAATTTAAACACTTTTTTTGCTTATCTTTGCCTTTTATCAATTTTTTTAATAATTGGAAAGGTTTTGAGGGTGAGGGTAAAAATTCTGCAAGATTTTTTTATACCCGCTAGTATTATTGGGGGATTTGTCGGTCTAATTTGTGGCCCCTTTATATTGGGAGCAGTTTATCCTGGTAAAAATGATGTCTTTTTAAATTTATTGAGTAATATTAGGATCGGTTTTTCATCATTCCCTGGTAGATTTATTGATGTTGTTTTTGCAGCAATGTTTATTGGTATAACCCTGCCGTCAATAAAGAAAATGTGGAATCTAGGGGGCAGACAATTTGCCTATGGAACAATGGTAGGTGGGCCAATGCAACACTTTATAGGTGGATTATTGGTTATTTTTTTGCTAGGACCACTATTTGGAGTGGACCCAACCTTTGCAACATTTGCGGCAATTGGTTTTTGTGGGGGGCATGGTACTGCTGGCGGGATGGCTCCATCCTTTAGAGAGGGTTACCCTGGTTTAAATTGGTCCTTTCCAGAAGGCGCTGACCTATTAATGACTTCAGCAACTGTTGGGGTTTTAATTGCTTCAATAGTTGGTATTATTTTAATAAATATAGGTGCAAAAAAGGGTTATTGTAAAAGGTTGAAAGAACCAAAGGAGTTGCCTGAAGAGGTGAGGGTAGGGGTTATCCCCTATGATAAAAAATATACAATTGCTGAGGCAACAGTATCTCCTGAATCAATTGAGCCCTTTGCTTTTCACGTAGCCTTAGTTTTTATTGCTGTAGCTATTGGTTATATTATTGATGACCTATTGGCCTTGTTAGGTATTTTTTTATCAAATATTACAGGAAAAACTCTCGTAGCCACAGCCTTTGATGCTGTTCCAACATTCCCCCTTGCAATGATTGGTGGGGTAATCTTGCAGTTTTTTTTAAAATCCTTTGGGATTGTTGATATTATTGATAGAAATACAATCGAGAGGATTCAGGGTGTTGCCCTAGATTTCTTAGTAGTTAGTGCAATTGCTAGTATAAGTATACCTGTAGTTATTGCATATTTTGTACCATTTTTTATACTCCTTTTAGCTGTAGCATCTTATATTGTATTTGCTACTTGGTTTATTGCTCCTCGCATGTTAACTGGCTCATGGTTTGAGAAAGCAATGGTTGAATTTGGGATGCAGACAGGTGTGACAGCTATGGGCTTATGTCTGCTTAGGATTGTGGATCCAGGTTTTAAAACTGAGGCCTTGGAGGCTTTTGGGATTAAGCAGCTTGCTTATGAGCCATTTTTCGGCGGTGGTTTTGTTACTGCCTTGTCTCCACTTTTGATACTGACAGCAGGTCCATATTGGTTTTGTTTAATAATGCTTTCAATTACCCTCTTTTTTGTAGTTGTTGGTATTTTTTCAGGTTGGTTTCATAAAAAAGACACTGGTGTTGCTTAA